DNA sequence from the Manihot esculenta cultivar AM560-2 chromosome 11, M.esculenta_v8, whole genome shotgun sequence genome:
GTTTACGTATTGTGGGTCTGCCCTGACTTTGAGCCCATCTATTTGGGGAGCTCGTGAGCTCAAATTTTAGCCTTTGCTTTTCAAATGTCTTGAATTCGTTACTGAGGTCGAACTTCTGTTCTTGTTTCTGTGTTGAGCCAAATTAAGGTTGTAGCTCTGTTTGTTTATTCGCACTTTCGTTTTGCCCTAGTCTTTTAGGTGAGGGGAGGCTCGTAGACTTTATTTTGTTAGTTgactttccttttttcttttagcTTGGTCCTTCTTGCATTTGGTTCTCCTTCGAGCTCAGTCTCGTGCAGCCTAGCTCAGGATTCAGGCTCTTCGGTCTTATTGTCACCTTCAAGCTTTCTATCCTTGCGTGGGATTCGAGCTCATTGGCCTTAGTGTCGattcgtcatctcagctcgattttgtggtgcctgAGGTCATTTTTCGAGGCCAGTCACccgcctcattgaggtcttgcgcaagattcaggctcgcTGGCCTTATTGTTGCTTccaggctctttagccttgcatgggattcaggctcagtggccttactgtcgcttcgtcatctcagttggttttgtggtgccgggggtcatttttcgaggtcggtcacctacctcactgaggtcttgcgcaagattcaggctcattggccttactatcgcttccagactctttagccttgcatgggattcaggctcagtggccttactgtcgcttcatcatcttagccggttttgtggtgccggagtTCATTTTCCGgggccggtcacctacctcactgaggtcttgtgcaagattcagggtcgttggccttactgtcgcttccaggctctttagccttgcatgggattcaggctcagtggccttactgtcgcttcgtcatctcagccggttttgtggtgccagggATCATTTTTTgaggccggtcacctacctcactgaggtcttttAGTGCttgttctttctttctttttacagaaaatgagcCATAGTATGATAAAATAGTATCATTTGATTTGAATAGCATTGTTTATTTCATTCATATTTTTCATAGTACAAATGTTTACATTACATTGCATGTATTTTAAGGAAAGTACCTCTTCAaatgctggatattccaagcatgagGCTCTATATTTCCTTGCAGGTCTTCAATCTGATATACACCAGGCTTGACAACTTTGGTTATTCTGAAGGGGCCTTCCCAGGTCGGCGCTAGTTTCCCCACTGCAGCTCTTTTTCCTGTGGCTTCCAATTTTCTTAGTGCTAGATCCCCCATCTTCAGGCTCCTTTCCCTAACCTTTTGATTGTAGTAGCGAGCTGCCTTCTGTTGATAAGTAGCGGTGCTGATCTGGGTTCTTCTCTGATCTCCTCTAGGGCATCCAGGTTACTCCTCAACTTATCACCGTTGGTGTTCTCGTTTTTGAACTGGACGCGGTGAGTAGGGACTTGCAGCTCGATGGGGGCCACAGCCTCGGTGCCAAATGCTAGCACGAATGGTGTTTCCTTCGTTGGCGTCCGAGGGGTGGTCCTGAATGCCCACAGGATGTTGTTGAGCTCGGCTGCCCAATCCTTCTTTGCCCCATCCAGTAGTTTCTTCAATCTCTGGAGGATAGCTCGGTTTGTAACCTCCATCTGGCCTTTGGTTTGAGGATGGGCTACCGAGGAGAACTTGTGCCAGATGCCCATGTTTCTTGTAAATTCTTTGAAGGCCTTGCAGTCAACATCCCTACTCCCTCATGTGCTCCATAGATTCCCTGATGTATCTTTTGCATAACCCTAGCTGCCTCTTCTGGGCTTACACATTAaagccacgggctggatttcccCCTTTGTAATAAGGTCTcccttactgcttggtaattaGCTGCTCGAGCTGCGATTTTCTTTGCTTCGGCCTTATCTTCAGGGAGTTTCCCTTTCTCCAAATActctaggtatggggtcatccagcttTGCCCCTCCTCGATCTCCATTATGGTGTCCGACCTGTCAAAGGCAGGAATGCTGATGTGCTGTATATACACCTCTTCTGGGAGTTGCTCTAATTCCTCTTTAGATAAGCGGCTGAGCAAGTCTGCTTTCTCATTCTCTTCTCGAGGTATTCTCTTgcaatacccggctcgagtctggcctcggaattcctgtcgtctggtggaatctcgggtgtcggaaccctcgagaagggtaagatatatgttttcatgtgtgttttaagagttttgaatgttttcaagtgtgaaaggaaatgagttttgaaagaaaagcaataagggaaaaatgcaaaggttcggccaccgaaggtcactttcggccgccgaacattgcatggtttcggattcacgttcggctgccgaaggtggtctggccagccacctatttaagggccaaaggtcggtggaaggaggatatttctcctccacttgcagccagaggtgagttccagcctctcccaagttgactttcatgtttttcatgtttttcaccaaatctttcacggGTTTTACAAgtcttggtgtgttttgaaggttttgagcaaaactagcaagtttggaagtttggagctttggaagaggttttcttcatatctccacgttaggatcacttgatctcttgtttggaagaggtaagtcaagatccagaacctcttttactgatttttgaaggttttatgggagttgtatggatagtatgcatgaatagggttttggttgaggtgttgcatgattttgtgtttaagcatgttaAGTGTTGCTTGCTATGTTGCTTGGGGTGATAAGTGAGTTAtaggcccttttatgcatgttttatggtatgtgctagttgggagtagttgatatgcatgttgggtatgttgggtaagtttgggggaaaggtttgcatgaaacagagcagggttctgcccagcgggcaaaaccaggttcggccgccgaaccccttgtgcaggcagtttcggctgccaaagcttgcccccgaaagctaggctttcggtttagaaagggactttcggtcgccgaaagagggagttcagccgccgaaagtgtgtgagtttcgtctctggacgagaccttcggccgccgaaggtgccgccgaacatgcatgagtttcgtctctggagaggggtttcggccgccgaacttgccgccgaaaataccctgtccagctttcttttgcatgttttatgtgtttgtttagggatcgtttagagggtttttggggagtttcttagagatgttcttaagttagtttggtccctcagttgcgtccacctgtgtaggtacggaccagaggaaccccagagagcaacagtgagcactgtttcagaacctgccgagtcagccagaggtgagtggacctTCTCTTTTTagaactaaactgctttgagcatatgtcatgcatcataagagtatagtagggtgtttgcattcgtttcacgaagttgacgcattgcataatacgatgtgtatgaggctgtggatagaccaaggcgactccaatagcccaaactctgttgtaagacctggccgggccaggcagccatctgtaggtaagacctgactagatcaggcagcagagatagtaagacctggctgggccaggcaggcagagtggtaagacctggccgggccaggcagattgaggttgtaagacctggctaggccaggcatcctttgagtgggattgttggtggtcatgtctatccctaagatgatgtgatgtagtgcattccatgagatcatgttttcaacttatggtttatatagttctgctcattgggcatGTATaactcatccctctcccctatcccccaggtttgcaggttcagagttcagagggagtccagcagggtttgcaagaagaagagttatgtactagatagtgtggacatgtacatgtaacgagataatgtatagtgtatagcgttgtgcttgacttataagagttataagagttgtaatcccttgttgtagacacatgatccgtttatgtatgtttcttttattgttactaaatatgagaaaaccaggcttaacattatgagttgatagatcagaaatagtgcatgcacaggttaagccctggagaaaagaaaagttttaatggattgacagaaaatgtatgatcatgtatgggatttcacaggtacacaagcagtatagcaggcttactacgggtcccggtgaccttaagtcgatctggatcctagtgccggtagcagttcggtttccgagCTGTTACATCTCTGATATTGCAAAATGATTTGCTCGTCGAGCTCAGCAGACTATTAAACCAGGCCCCTTACTGGCCCTGTGAGCGTGGTAgagaataccttgcacatcaaggcatctgataGAGTCTGTAGTTCCATGAACGTCTTGTAGTTGAGAATATGCTCCCTTGGGTTCCCCGCCCCGTCATACGCTGTCATCATGAACTTTTTAGGGATAGTCTCCTGTTGGATCCACCCTGAAAAAGGCGAGAATGTGGGCAAAAGGGTCTAGCTGTGGTCCTTTGCCCTCAGCTCGGCCAAGAGTTGCTCCTTCATCTTCCGCAGTTTTTGATCTATGTCTTCTTCCTCCTGTCTCGGCCTCTTCTCCAAGTGGTATCCATCCTTCCATTCTTCACTTTCTGTCTTCCTAGCCGTCCCTGCAGAATAGTTTTCTGCCTCATCATTCTCTATGAGTTCTCTCACCCTTCTTCCCCGAGCCCTTGCTGCTGGTTCTTCCTCCCTATCAGCTCCTCTGCTCCCGTCTCCAGCTTTATAGCGGCTTTGTTGAGGGATTTGGTGGTTAAGAGTGGGTTGTGGCTCTATGGTGTGGGCTCCTTCAACTACAGGAAACATACTCAAGGGGTACTGAGACCCCTCTACTGcatcatctgccccaaccagtgggcagtGTTTTGTAGCTGAAGTGCGATGTTTTGGAGGTCTTGGTTAGATATGGCTCTGGGTGCATTCTCTGTCGAGCTCGACGAGGGGTTAAATAGCATCGGTGGTTGGCTGGTAGGAGTTGTAGGGCTGGAGAAAGAGAACTACTGTCCCTCTtgagcagagctcaggtcatttggagtgTTAACGGTGTTTTCGTTATGGTTTGCCAttatggatctcagtgggtattgcaAGAATGGAACTCCGACAATGAAAAGGTCTCCTTTGTTCCCACAAACGGTGCCAATTAATGTTCTGAGATTCaaaaaaatagggtttacagtgGTTGTGTGAGCTTAGATGGAGAGAAAGGCGTTCCTTCCCTTTTATCCCTTTTCCTTTTGCCTGCTAATGACGTCTAACGACTCCTCTGCGCTAGTGCCATCTGTCTCTGTCACTcaggtccgtacgtacggacgtgtcagaccccctctccacgccaggcggccatttaattcccccgaCGCGCATGCGGGTAGGGCTGCGAAGTTACTGGTCCTGCTGTCCCCTTTCATGTCACATCACCGGCTAGACTTCTTCCTACTGGATCTGGACTCGCGGACGACCCGGTCTACCCCGTGTGCTTGAGCCAAGACTTGAGATGTTAGATTGGTCAGCTGAAGTGGACTTCTAGGAGCCTTAGGTCTGCTCCATTTTCTTGAGCCTGGCCTTATCCAGGGTAAATAAGACCCGACGGTCAtcagattaaaaataaaagtgtctcgattttttatttaaattataaattaatcattGAAAAGAGTAAGAAAAAAGTTTAAACTCGTACATAAGAGATTGAATCGAATATCAAATTTCAGTTTAAAATCATTGATTTTCCCTTTGTGCACCAAGAATACTTATAAACTAccatttttttattgttctcccaaattctaaaaaaacatttttattaaataatcttTGCACATGACttgttctttttattttaatgctaCTTTTCTAACATACTAAAGTATTTTTCATGCAAGTATCTTTGTGCAAGATAAAAACAAGAGGCCTGCAAACGCTAAGGCCATGTTGAACAATATTAGTGATTGTCATAGCTTGTAGTAGTGGATAATTATTATTCAGGTAATATTTAATCAAACATTATAAGGAGTAGTTTTTTAGAAATCACTCCtttaattactaaataatagTAAAAGTATTAAACactattttaaaaatgattacCAAACGGAGTTTAAAAAGCATttgttggaaaaaaaaaaaataaaacaaacaaaGAGGCCATGCAAGAGCTTTGATTcgtatcaaaaaataaataagcaaGTCTAAAATAGATGTCTTTTTCAATAAGCTCTAATCTACCAAAAGGAAATGACGTTGTTTTTATTACTGCATATCGAAAAATTTTGCTATGCGCGTTTGGGTATATACACCCGTCCAATAAAATcatgatatttaatttaaaattaaaagaaaattatttaaaatatagtgAGACTCACATGTTaacatgaaattttattttctttaggtTTGGATCGCTAAACTCATCTATAAATTCACACAATTTTAGAAATGATATCCTTATCTCCtagaaaagtaaaaaagaaaatatatatatattccatatattttataatttttatacactatttttttacacatatttaaggaaataattttttttatttattttcttattatacctattttaaaaaaataatacttgatgagaatttattttaaaaataaaataaaattataataattaatttatatattattataatgtaaaaaatggataataattttgagataataataataaaaaaaaaagaaagtatttAGGTGCAAGTCTATCTGAATTGTTATTGATACTTTTAACTCATTGATTAAATTTAGCTTGAATTATTTCAACCCTTGAGCGTTATTCAATTTTGATTGAGCCACAAATCAAAATCCTAGAGTCAATTTCAATTGCAAGATTAATTTTTAGAGCGAGTAGGCAAACATAACCACACTCCCGTGGTTATTTATTGTTAGTATTATTAactgatttattattatataaaataaaatattatttaaaacttaataattaataagCTTTAATTGTAGAGTAAGAATCTCTTCTGCACTAGACCTAAACATCTGTGAAGAAAATCACAATAACCTGTTGGTAGCTAGCCCATTTCTGCTTGAattagttaaaaatatatatatattttttgttaataattattaaaggatatatatatatttttttggataAGATTCTTAAACAAAAAAATGAAATGGATGAATGAAGGAAAACCGTCCCTAGACAACTCTTTGATTTAGTcaccttttattttataaaaaatattttacatatcatttgatgtttaaaatatttaaaaaattaatcaattaaaaatattttttaatcaaaataaaaaataaactatttaaaaaataataattttctcttgtTGAAAAAAATAAGTCATTTCATACCTTAAAATAAGACTTTTATATAtcaatttgttaataaattttattttttaaattaaaattaaataataaaaataaattatctctttttttttttctgaatatcttttaaatataaattatttttaacaaataaaacGGAGTCATTTATTCTTATTTTCATTATACAAAGAAAAACACATTACACCTCAATTTTAAATCTTGTTGCAAGCCCGTAGTGGCAGAATTTGAAAAAAATCGAGTTAATAGTAGGGGTTGGCATTcgatcggtttgatttaaaattaaatcgaattaaataaattaaaaattaaaattttaatatttatgaaaatcaaattgaattgatcaGAAACTGAATCAGAATGAATTGAtctaattcgattcaattcagtttaatttaattggtttaaatttttaataaattttttatttttatactttatttttaatattttaaaatttaattagaatattttaattttaatatgatctaatttttttatattattgaaaataatatatttttatcactgattagttcgatttaatttttttgatttttctgattaaaatcgagctgaattaaaataatcgaaatttttaaaattaaaaatcaaaccgaattgaaataaataaaaaattaaactgaatttttaaattaatttggttcgatatttttttaatttaaattgaataccgATAACTCTAATTAGTaggattaataaaattttgttctaaaaattattatataaataataaaattattattattattattaaaagaaaaacatagTAATGCaaggaaaattttaatataataaataataaataataaaaaaaagtaattcaTTAACAGGTAActtcaaaaataatattataatttaatttgtgatAAAAGTAATCTTATTGTTTCATATTGCTAGAACagtgattttttttccttttaacacTGTAAAAATTGTTGCAAAAATGCAATTGAATTTCTAGTAAACatatactttttttattataaaagtaaaatttatagttggttctctatattttttaaaatattttttaattaataaattaactcgttcaattacaattaatttttatatttttataaattaatctctaaatattataattattcataaataaatttttatattttttatggacTAAGCtcttatgtttattaaattaaaacctttcatagtttaaaaaataataatcatggttggaatttaaattttttttaaattaattttgagctTAGTATCGGAGATTGGGATACGCatagtttaaaattaagatgATAGGATATAATCACAAGTTACTGCATTTATCAGTTTACACCCCAAtggttaatatttaaatatttttttcttgtcTTAGTCAATTTCTAAAATTAGAATCATATTAGTTTATCCAATCCCGAATTCCTAAAATGTAGTTTTTCATAATAAGAATTGGTAACCAAATTGTCAAAGATTGAAATGATACACCtcctttaaaaaagaaaaaaaaaaaaaaacattcctAAGCCCTTTTCTTATACAATAAAttgatgcaaaaaaaaaaaaaagtataatataatataaaaaagatgGGTTTATTTTAACCAACAAAACCAACCAACCTCAACAACCATCCACTAATAGTTACAAAACCTTCCTATTTATATCATCAAATAtgtgaaaaagaataaaaacaaTTGCTTTATTTAGTCTATTaaggaatattttaattattcttttttcaCTCTTAAGGGTATAAAGTTAATGAAATTTCATGTTCAaacattttcatttatttattttctcaaaaaatGTTATACGGTTATACTGTGATTTTTGtacatatttaaaaagaaaataatgcaTTGCTGAGGTTTCAATTCTCAAATAGTGTTACATTAGAATTTCTTGAAGAGTAGAAGCAAAGAATAGATGTTGTGAGATTGTCTTCTTCTCTTAAAGGCTTGATTGGCACATGCAACCTTTTTCCTTTTCTGTGGTCCTTTTTAAGTTTTTGGGAGAAAAAAATGGGCAATTGTTGCTCATCACTGGGTTGTGAGGTAACAGCTTTTTTAGCTGTCATCTTGCCTCCACTTTGTGTGCTCACGTGCAATCACCTAATATTTAGAATTAAGAAATTTGtacaaatttaattcaattaatttttacttaatatatttaaaataaaagaattt
Encoded proteins:
- the LOC110625630 gene encoding uncharacterized protein LOC110625630 gives rise to the protein MGIWHKFSSVAHPQTKGQMEVTNRAILQRLKKLLDGAKKDWAAELNNILWAFRTTPRTPTKETPFVLAFGTEAVAPIELQVPTHRVQFKNENTNGDKLRSNLDALEEIREEPRSAPLLINRRQLATTIKRLGKGA